The following are encoded in a window of Amaranthus tricolor cultivar Red isolate AtriRed21 chromosome 2, ASM2621246v1, whole genome shotgun sequence genomic DNA:
- the LOC130806827 gene encoding heavy metal-associated isoprenylated plant protein 9-like, producing MGEETKPEEQAPAAVPAPAETKTEEKPAEENPPPPPPPAEEKPPAEEEKKEEEPPQPPPPFVLYVDLHCVGCAKKIERSLMKIRGVEGVVIDMSQNQVTIKGVVEPQAICNKIMKKTKRKAKVLSPLPTNEGEPIPEVVSSQVSGITTVELNVNMHCEACAGQLKKKILQMRGVQTAETELTSGKVTVTGTMDANKLVEYVYRRTKKQAKIVPQPEPDKPAEEPKPTEAEKPGDEPKPEEPKEENNPEPPKEGGGEENKPTEGDENKQEPKKENQGEEIINDVINPINYEEESMKRMMYHPQFNYYNYQQPIYMIERIPPPQLFSDENPNACCIS from the exons ATGGGTGAAGAAACTAAGCCA GAAGAGCAAGCTCCAGCTGCAGTACCAGCTCCAGCTGAAACTAAGACTGAGGAAAAACCAGCAGAAGAAAACCCACCACCGCCACCACCACCAGCAGAGGAGAAACCTCCAGCTGAGgaagaaaaaaaggaagaagaacCACCACAACCACCACCACCTTTTGTTCTTTATGTGGACTTACATTGTGTTGGATGTGCCAAGAAAATTGAGAGATCCCTCATGAAAATCAGAG GAGTTGAAGGGGTAGTAATAGACATGAGTCAAAACCAAGTAACAATAAAAGGTGTGGTGGAGCCACAAGCAATCTGCAACAAGATTATGAAGAAAACTAAGAGAAAGGCTAAAGTTTTGTCACCTTTACCTACTAATGAGGGTGAGCCTATACCAGAAGTAGTCTCTTCACAG GTAAGTGGAATAACTACTGTGGAGCTTAATGTAAATATGCACTGTGAGGCCTGTGCTGGGCAACTTAAGAAGAAAATACTCCAAATGAGAG GAGTACAAACAGCAGAAACAGAGCTAACTAGTGGAAAGGTGACAGTAACAGGTACAATGGATGCAAACAAACTAGTTGAGTATGTGTATAGACGCACCAAAAAGCAAGCCAAAATAGTCCCACAACCCGAACCCGATAAACCCGCTGAAGAGCCCAAACCCACGGAGGCTGAAAAGCCCGGTGACGAGCCCAAACCCGAAGAACCAAAAGAAGAGAACAATCCAGAACCACCAAAAGAAGGTGGGGGTgaagaaaacaaaccaacagAAGGAGATGAAAACAAACAAgaacctaaaaaagaaaatcaaggtgaagaaattattaatgatgTGATTAATCCCATTAATTatgaagaagaatcaatgaAGAGAATGATGTATCATCCTCAATTTAATTACTACAATTACCAACAACCAATTTATATGATTGAGAGAATCCCACCTCCACAGTTATTTAGTGATGAAAATCCTAATGCATGTTGCATTTCATAA
- the LOC130806659 gene encoding heavy metal-associated isoprenylated plant protein 28: protein MADLQIVPAYKNVEPQYVEMKVPLYSYGCERKVKKALSNLRGIYSVNVDYPQQKVTVWGICNKYDVLATIKNKRKEAQFWNPEDNIKMEENERDNYRFSSNTNNNAILTRAKSFSVRALRKVFIRTHSF, encoded by the exons ATGGCGGATTTACAAATTGTTCCTGCTTACAAGAATGTAGAGCCTCAATATGTAGAGATGAAGGTTCCTCTATATTCTTATGGCTGTGAGAGGAAAGTTAAGAAGGCCTTGAGTAATCTTAGAG GAATATACTCAGTAAATGTTGATTATCCTCAACAGAAGGTGACAGTGTGGGGAATTTGCAACAAGTATGATGTGCTTGCAACTATCAAGAATAAGAGAAAGGAAGCTCAGTTTTGGAATCCTGAAGACAACATaaaaatggaagaaaatgaAAGAGATAATTACAGATTTTCtagtaatactaataataatgcTATTTTGACTAGAGCCAAGTCTTTTAGTGTTAGAGCTCTCAGAAAAGTTTTCATCAGAACTCACTCTTTCTAA